The following proteins are co-located in the Colletotrichum lupini chromosome 4, complete sequence genome:
- a CDS encoding methionyl-tRNA synthetase, whose protein sequence is MRPARLSTASAFRNRRHVPAMRSPWVCPSCTHGQTSRRRFASSDSKGDKPYYVTTPIFYVNASPHVGHMYSMLLADVLKRWQVLKGRTAILCTGTDEHGSKVQQAAAKQGVPAKEFCDTTAEKFRDLAKAIGMANDHFIRTTDQDHKEAVQHFWHLLKEKGYIYESKHEGWYCVSDECFYGNNEIERRVEPQTGRTIMAAVESGNEVEWIEEKNYHFRMTALKERLLAFYEANPDWIVPRARQKEVVAWVSNNLEDLSISRPVQRLDWGVRVPDDPTQTIYVWVDALINYLTKAGFPGWRPGREHEGGWPADVQVIGKDIVRFHGVYWPALLMALDLPLPKQLLSHAHWTLGKKKMSKSLGNVVNPFFAIDRWGLDTMRYFMMRDGGIEKDADYENSLVIARYQKDLQSTVGNLMNRVAKSKKWKLRDSVVWAAEKSSAPTSHKVQGSEELKVLVDGMAQSMAQHMDELNPNAAIRSVLHVLSEANKYISAAEPWKLANSTDPEAQAAKHEVIYYASEAVRSAGILLQPVMPTKMGMLLDMMGVEAGKRRFEDAVFGKDLAYGTPAVDLGRPGEFNSLFPPQPAEN, encoded by the exons ATGAGACCAGCAAGGCTATCGACAGCTTCGGCGTTCCGCAATCGCCGCCATGTCCCGGCGATGCGATCGCCCTGGGTCTGCCCCTCGTGCACCCACGGGCAGACATCGCGACGCCGTTTCGCGAGCTCCGACAGCAAGGGCGACAAGCCGTACTACGTGACGACGCCCATCTTTTACGTCAATGCAT CACCACACGTCGGCCACATGTACTCGATGCTCCTGGCAGACGTCCTGAAGCGCTGGCAAGTCCTCAAGGGCCGGACCGCGATCCTCTGCACCGGCACGGACGAGCACGGTTCCAAGGTCCAACAGGCGGCGGCGAAGCAAGGCGTGCCGGCCAAGGAGTTCTGCGACACGACGGCCGAGAAGTTTCGGGACTTGGCAAAGGCCATCGGTATGGCCAACGACCACTTCATCCGCACGACGGACCAGGACCACAAGGAGGCGGTGCAGCACTTTTGGCACCTGCTCAAGGAAAAGGGATACATTTACGAATCCAAGCACGAAGGGTGGTACTGCGTCAGCGACGAGTGTTTCTACGGCAACAACGAGATTGAGCGGCGGGTCGAGCCGCAGACGGGGCGGACCATCATGGCGGCCGTGGAGTCCGGGAACGAGGTGGAGTGGATCGAGGAGAAGAACTACCACTTCCGCATGACGGCGCTCAAGGAGAGGCTGCTCGCGTTCTACGAGGCGAACCCGGACTGGATCGTGCCGAGGGCGCGGCAGAAGGAGGTGGTGGCGTGGGTGTCCAACAACCTCGAGGACCTGTCCATCTCGCGGCCGGTGCAGAGGCTGGACTGGGGCGTGCGGGTGCCGGACGACCCGACGCAGACGATTTACGTCTGGGTCGACGCGCTCATCAACTACCTTACGAAAGCCGGTTTCCCGGGTTGGCGGCCCGGCCGCGAGCACGAGGGCGGGTGGCCGGCGGACGTGCAGGTCATTGGCAAGGATATCGTGCGGTTCCACGGGGTGTACTGGCCGGCGCTGCTGATGGCGCTGGACCTGCCGCTGCCGAAGCAGCTTCTCAGCCACGCGCACTGGACGCtggggaagaagaagatgtCCAAGTCGCTGGGCAACGTGGTGAACCCGTTCTTCGCGATCGACCGGTGGGGTCTGGACACGATGCGGTACTTTATGATGCGGGACGGCGGGATCGAGAAGGATGCGGACTATGAGAACTCGCTCGTCATTGCCAGGTATCAGAAGGACTTGCAGTCGACGGTGGGGAACCTGATGAACCGCGTGGCTAAGAGCAAGAAGTGGAAGCTTCGAGATTCGGTGGTGTGGGCGGCGGAGAAGAGCAGCGCGCCGACGAGCCACAAGGTTCAAGGCAGCGAGGAGTTGAAGGTGTTGGTTGACGGGATGGCGCAGTCCATGGCGCAGCACATGGACGAGCTGAATCCCAACGCCGCCATCCGGAGCGTTCTCCACGTTCTGTCCGAG GCAAACAAGTACATCTCCGCCGCGGAACCGTGGAAGCTGGCCAACTCGACGGATCCCGAGGCCCAGGCCGCTAAGCACGAGGTGATCTACTACGCGTCGGAAGCCGTCCGCTCCGCCGGCATCCTCCTGCAGCCGGTGATGCCGACCAAGATGGGTATGCTGCTTGACATGATGGGCGTCGAGGCTGGCAAGCGCCGCTTTGAGGATGCGGTGTTTGGCAAGGACTTGGCGTATGGCACGCCTGCGGTTGACTTGGGACGTCCCGGCGAGTTCAACAGCTTGTTCCCTCCCCAGCCGGCTGAGAATTGA
- a CDS encoding nuclear transport factor 2 domain-containing protein: MSLPSRETEMRASADAASNFADAYYEALNRRKQGGTLEKFYTTCCSKYPSPPDISINGAVLQGGPDEYVALLDAQGADVHHEVESLDAHVVNSDFSLGCPEHLQKGDEKGAKCSIMAQVTGRVHYGRGRDAPAKTFNEVFVLVPNWDTFGKNPPRGARRWLIMSQNFRAL, from the exons ATGTCTCTCCCCTCCCGCGAAACAGAAATGAGGGCCTCGGCCGACG CGGCCTCAAACTTCGCAGACGCCTATTACGAAGCCCTCAACCGCCGCAAACAAGGCGGCACCCTCGAAAAGTTCTACACAACCTGCTGCTCTAAATACCCGTCCCCGCCCGACATCTCCATCAACGGCGCCGTCCTCCAAGGCGGTCCCGACGAGTACGTCGCCCTCCTCGACGCGCAGGGCGCCGACGTTCACCACGAGGTCGAGTCCCTCGACGCCCACGTCGTCAATAGCGATTTCTCCCTGGGTTGCCCCGAGCACCTGCAAAAGGGCGACGAAAAGGGCGCAAAGTGCAGCATCATGGCGCAGGTCACGGGCAGGGTACACTACGGCAGGGGCCGGGATGCTCCCGCAAAGACGTTCAACGAGGTATTTGTGCTGGTGCCGAATTGGGATACGTTTGGCAAGAATCCGCCGAGGGGCGCGAGGCGGTGGTTGATTATGAGCCAGAACTTTCGCGCGCTGTGA
- a CDS encoding prenyltransferase alpha subunit, with the protein MPAKSKVSSKAKEAESKSTLASAVFLVVGSYSSSLWTLIVAHYLWFRAFFLPHADLGSPNAGKQTPSSSTAAAAQEPPKTANERSLHRFYQTNPHERKREEAGGLHSLTPAERQAWVNASLVRRVASKEICLNNKAEREFWKQVNRESPPIRRLDRQKTTRAEKGSGTAAVYDWGRDKNGRDVGEYPLEQFAARAAKQAQLTALEILHRRFLQRREFASTGVTDAATGKIEEITKEDIQEETQRRREMSAIRKELYGDKMGPYATDPEWDDVMPIPAEEPEGALATIAYPEDYAEVMSYLRAVMVSEEYSPRCLRLTEHVISMNPAHYTVWLYRFKIVRALETPLADEIEWLNEVSLEHIKNYQIWHHRQLLLDHYYEGIKATPDEVKRFGRSETEFLTRMLEEDTKNYHVWSYRQYLVRKLGLWNMQELLSTQNWIEEDVRNNSAWSHRFFLVFSDPANSTEGSHATEHDPKVPADVVDREIRYAEEKTLLAPQNQAAWNYLRGVLVKGGRKLETAEAFAGQFVKNVGAEEGKEEVRSSHALDFLAEVLAEKGQKEEAAKYLDRLAAKWDPVRAGYWKYRKQQLGA; encoded by the exons ATGCCCGCCAAATCAAAGGTCAGCTCCAAAGCCAAGGAAGCTGAGAGCAAGAGTACGTTGGCATCAGCCGTGTTCCTGGTGGTCGGATCATACAGCTCCTCTCTCTGGACCCTCATCGTCGCTCACTACCTCTGGTTCCGAGCTTTCTTCCTCCCGCATGCTGACTTAGGCTCTCCCAACGCAGGCAAGCAAACACCGTCATcatccaccgccgccgcagccCAAGAACCACCAAAGACGGCCAACGAGCGCTCCCTCCACCGCTTCTACCAGACGAACCCGCACGAGCGAAAGCGAGAGGAGGCCGGCGGGCTCCACAGCCTGACACCCGCGGAGCGACAGGCCTGGGTCAACGCGAGCCTCGTACGCCGCGTAGCGAGCAAGGAGATTTGCCTCAACAACAAGGCGGAGCGCGAGTTCTGGAAGCAGGTCAACCGCGAGAGCCCGCCCATCCGCCGCCTCGACCGGCAAAAGACGACGCGGGCCGAAAAAGGTAGTGGTACCGCCGCCGTCTACGACTGGGGCAGGGACAAGAACGGCCGCGACGTGGGCGAGTACCCCCTCGAGCAGTTCGCCGCGCGCGCCGCCAAGCAGGCCCAGCTTACCGCGCTCGAGATCCTGCACAGGAGGTTCCTTCAACGGAGGGAGTTTGCGAGCACCGGAGTCACGGACGCCGCGACGGGCAAGATCGAGGAGATTACGAAAGAGGATATCCAGGAGGAGACGCAGAGACGGAGAGAGATGTCGGCCATTAGGAAGGAACTTTACGGCGACAAAATGGGGCCGTACGCAACGGACCCGGAGTGGGACGACGTCATGCCGATTCCTGCAGAGGAGCCCGAGGGGGCGCTGGCTACGATTGCTTATCCGGAGGACTACGCCGAGG TCATGAGCTACCTACGCGCCGTCATGGTATCCGAGGAATACAGCCCACGATGCCTCCGCCTCACGGAGCACGTCATCTCCATGAACCCGGCGCACTACACCGTCTGGCTGTACCGATTCAAGATCGTTCGGGCCCTCGAGACGCCGCTCGCCGACGAGATCGAGTGGCTCAACGAGGTCTCGCTCGAGCATATCAAGAACTACCAGATCTGGCACCACCGGCAGCTGCTGCTGGACCACTACTACGAGGGCATCAAGGCGACGCCGGACGAGGTGAAGCGCTTCGGCCGGTCCGAGACGGAGTTCCTCACGCGCATGCTCGAGGAGGACACGAAGAACTACCACGTCTGGAGCTACAGGCAGTACCTGGTGCGCAAGCTGGGGCTGTGGAACATGCAGGAGCTGCTGTCGACGCAGAACTGGATCGAGGAGGACGTGCGCAACAACTCGGCGTGGTCGCACCGCTTCTTCCTCGTTTTCAGCGACCCGGCCAACTCTACCGAGGGTTCGCACGCGACGGAGCACGATCCCAAGGTCCCCGCCGACGTGGTCGATCGCGAGATCCGCTACGCCGAGGAGAAGACGCTGCTGGCACCGCAGAACCAGGCGGCGTGGAATTACCTGCGCGGCGTGCTGGTCAAGGGTGGGCGCAAGCTCGAGACGGCCGAGGCGTTTGCGGGGCAGTTTGTCAAGAATGTGGGCGCGGAGGAGGGCAAGGAAGAGGTGCGCAGCAGCCACGCGCTGGATTTCTTGGCCGAGGTGTTGGCGGAGAAGGGAcagaaggaggaggcggcCAAGTATCTGGACCGGCTGGCGGCCAAGTGGGATCCCGTGAGGGCGGGATACTGGAAGTACCGCAAGCAGCAGCTTGGGGCGTGA
- a CDS encoding mevalonate kinase, which produces MAVFAPETRNGADSIAINGIPPAAYVNGNGNLAHRLKMERKQSSPMMPAFMVSAPGKVIVFGEHAVVHGKAAIAAAISLRSYLLVTSLSKSRRTVSLRFPDIDLQHTWNIDDLPWATFQHPSKKKSYYDLVTELDPDLVAAIQPNLAAISPHKSEQVRKVHQNSASAFLYIFLSLGHQSFTGCLYTLRSTIPIGAGLGSSASIAVCLAAALLLQLRTLSGPHPDQPPDEARLQVERINRWAFVCEMCIHGNPSGVDNTVSTQGKAVVFQRTNYSKPPAVRPLWDFPELPLLLVDTRQAKSTAFEVAKVGKLKKTHPELVGSILDAIDKVTVAADTLIGNETFDNEEEESLRKVGELMTINHGLLVSLGVSHPRLERIRELVDHEGIGWTKLTGAGGGGCSITLLKPDVPKDKLNRLESQLEDEGYEKFETTLGGDGVGVLWPAVLKNGMDEDNEGGMEIDQESFLNADGNEGVEKLVGVHGGVGEREGWKFWRVESH; this is translated from the exons ATGGCTGTCTTTGCTCCAGAAACGCGAAACGGGGCTGACAGCATTGCCATCAATGGCATACCACCCGCCGCCTATGTAAATGGCAACGGCAACCTGGCGCATCGCCTCAAAATGGAACGCAAACAGTCCTCGCCCATGATGCCGGCCTTCATGGTCTCGGCACCAGGAAAAGTCATCGTTTTTGGAGAGCACGCCGTCGTTCACGGCAAG GCCGCAATCGCCGCTGCCATCTCTTTGCGATCATACCTCCTCGTCACCTCCCTCTCCAAGTCGAGGAGAACAGTCTCGCTCCGTTTCCCAGATATCGACCTGCAACACACATGGAATATCGACGACCTGCCGTGGGCTACCTTCCAGCACCCTTCAAAGAAGAAGTCCTACTACGACCTTGTGACGGAGCTTGACCCGGACCTGGTTGCAGCCATCCAACCAAACCTCGCAGCAATATCACCGCACAAGTCTGAACAAGTACGAAAAGTGCACCAAAACTCGGCCTCGGCCTTCCTGTACATCTTCCTATCGCTTGGCCACCAGTCTTTCACAGGATGCCTCTACACTCTTCGGTCAACGATTCCTATTGGCGCTGGTCTGGGCAGCAGTGCGTCCATCGCCGTCTGCCTGGCAGCGGCTCTTCTCCTGCAGCTGCGCACACTGTCAGGCCCACACCCGGATCAGCCCCCTGACGAGGCTAGGTTGCAAGTGGAGAGAATCAACCGGTGGGCGTTTGTCTGCGAGATGTGCATACACGGCAACCCTTCAGGCGTCGACAACACCGTTTCAACCCAAGGCAAGGCTGTGGTCTTCCAGCGGACGAATTACAGCAAACCCCCGGCCGTGCGACCTCTCTGGGACTTCCCCGAGCTCCCCCTTCTCCTCGTCGACACGAGGCAGGCCAAGTCGACGGCATTCGAAGTGGCCAAGGTCGGCAAGCTCAAGAAGACACATCCGGAGCTGGTTGGCAGTATCCTGGACGCCATTGACAAGGTCACGGTTGCGGCAGACACTCTGATTGGAAATGAAACATTTGACAACGAGGAGGAAGAAAGTCTACGGAAGGTGGGAGAGCTGATGACGATCAATCACGGATTGCTCGTCTCTTTGGGGGTGTCCCACCCGCGTCTGGAGCGGATAAGAGAGCTGGTGGATCACGAAGGCATTGGATGGACGAAGCTGACTGGcgctggcggcggcggttgcTCCATCACTTTGCTGAAGCCCGATGTGCCCAAGGACAAGCTTAACAGGCTGGAATCTCAACTGGAAGACGAAGGCTACGAAAAATTCGAAACAACCCTGGGCGGTGACGGCGTTGGCGTGCTCTGGCCGGCAGTACTCAAGAACGGAATGGACGAAGACAATGAAGGAGGCATGGAAATCGACCAAGAGAGTTTCCTGAACGCCGACGGCAACGAGGGTGTCGAGAAGCTGGTGGGCGTTCACGGGGGCGTAGGCGAGCGAGAAGGCTGGAAGTTCTGGCGCGTCGAGAGCCATTGA
- a CDS encoding 60S ribosomal protein L38, translating to MPREIGDIKQFIEIARRKDASSARIKKSTKNSQIKFKVRCQRHLYTLVLKDSDKAEKLKQSLPPQLQIKDVPKKNPKGKSSA from the exons ATGCCTCGCGAAATCGGTGATATCAAGCAG TTCATTGAGATTGCCCGGAGAAAGGACGCTTCCT CCGCTCGCATCAAGAAGAGCACCAAGAACTCCCAGATCAAGTTCAAGGTCCGCTGCCAGCGCCACCTCTACACCCTCGTCCTCAAGGACTCCGACAAGGCCGAGAAGCTCAAGCAGTCCCTCCCCCCTC AGCTCCAGATCAAGGACGTCCCCAAGAAGAACCCCAAGGGCAAGTCCTCCGCATAA
- a CDS encoding peptidase family M48 encodes MHQTGFHSRAVRPSLRRGPEPASFHLQSHIFHSCPSFTTPPESEEKQREANMDFLQRLARFLDRPLFPWKRLILGFSVGQFVFESFLSLRQYQVLKNTKPPKVLEQEVSQEVFDKSQAYGRAKAEFGFISGLWGQIQNIAFIQFDVLPKLWSWSGHLLLKFAPARFTGEISQSIVFVLAFIMIQQVLSLPSSIYQTFVLEEKFGFNKQTPKLFITDMIKSQLLAFVLAPPILAGFLSIVKKTGNQFFFYLWAFAAGLQVFMITIYPVAILPLFNKLSPLEEGELKNGVESLAKSLNFPLHELYVIDGSKRSAHSNAYFFGLPWKKHIVIYDTLIEKSETQEVVAVLAHELGHWSLGHTTRLFGISQAHFLYIFALFSVFISNNSLYADFGFLTEHPIIIGFILFSDALSPMDTVVKLLMNILSRKYEFQADAFAQKLGYSAELARSLLKLQIQNLSSMDADWMYATYHFSHPHLSERLNALNWKSTGKVTSEEPTVGKTSGRDEL; translated from the exons ATGCATCAAACGGGGTTCCACT CACGAGCTGTCAGACCCAGCTTGCGACGAGGTCCGGAGCCTGCTTCTTTTCATCTCCAATCCCATATATTCCATTCTTGTCCCTCCTTTACAACCCCTCCGGAATCCGAAGAAAAGCAAAGAGAGGCCAACATGGATTTCCTTCAACGCCTCGCGCGGTTCTTGGACCGACCCCTCTTCCCGTGGAAGCGCCTCATCCTCGGCTTCTCGGTCGGCCAGTTCGTCTTTGAGAGCTTCCTCTCGCTCCGCCAGTACCAGGTCCTCAAAAACACCAAGCCCCCCAAGGTTCTCGAACAGGAAGTCTCCCAGGAAGTTTTCGACAAGTCTCAGGCTTACGGTCGCGCCAAAGCGGAATTCGGTTTCATCAGCGGTCTCTGGGGTCAGATCCAGAACATTGCCTTTATCCAGTTCGACGTCCTCCCCAAGCTCTGGTCATGGTCCGGTCACCTGCTGCTGAAGTTCGCGCCGGCGCGCTTCACCGGCGAGATATCTCAGTCCATCGTCTTCGTCCTCGCCTTCATCATGATCCAGCAGGTCCTCTCGCTGCCTAGCTCCATCTACCAGACCTTTGTGCTGGAGGAGAAGTTTGGCTTCAACAAGCAGACGCCCAAGCTCTTCATCACCGACATGATCAAGTCTCAGCTCCTCGCCTTTGTCCTCGCTCCCCCGATCCTCGCCGGTTTCCTCTCCATTGTCAAGAAGACGGGCAACCAGTTCTTCTTCTACCTCTGGGCGTTTGCGGCTGGTCTCCAAGTCTTCATGATCACAATCTACCCTGTCGCCATCCTGCCCCTGTTCAACAAGCTGTCGCCTTTGGAAGAGGGCGAGCTGAAGAACGGCGTCGAGAGCCTTGCCAAGAGCCTGAACTTTCCCCTCCACGAGCTCTATGTGATTGACGGAAGCAAGCGCAGCGCTCACAGCAACGCCTACTTTTTCGGTCTCCCCTGGAAGAAGCACATTGTCATCTACGACACCCTCATCGAGAAGAGCGAGACGCAGGAGGTTGTTGCCGTTCTGGCCCACGAGCTTGGTCACTGGAGTCTCGGCCACACCACGCGCCTCTTTGGCATCTCTCAG GCCCACTTCCTCTACATCTTCGCCCTCTTCTCCGTCTTCATCAGCAACAACTCCCTGTACGCCGACTTTGGCTTCCTCACGGAGCACCCCATCATCATCGGCTTCATCCTCTTCTCCGATGCGCTCTCCCCCATGGACACCGTCGTCAAGCTGCTCATGAACATCCTGAGCCGCAAGTACGAGTTCCAGGCCGACGCGTTTGCCCAGAAGCTCGGATACTCTGCTGAGCTGGCTAGATCCCTCCTCAAGCTCCAGATCCAGAACCTCAGCTCCATGGACGCCGACTGGATGTACGCGACCTACCACTTCTCCCACCCGCACCTGTCGGAGCGCCTCAATGCGCTCAACTGGAAGTCTACGGGCAAGGTCACATCGGAGGAGCCCACCGTGGGCAAGACCTCTGGAAGAGACGAGTTGTAA
- a CDS encoding ribosomal protein L34, whose product MMRQSITGLARAFLARPATQPVRVVIQSTSQRTFSSLPSLRPSITPLTSAFRRPNATPFTPSTVDGAIADLVPTSAITEHPALGAMQLRCGPRNTMNRNTRLIQKRRHGFVSRMKTKDGRKIIARRRQKGRTKLGV is encoded by the exons ATGATGCGCCAATCCATCACAGGCCTGGCGAGAGCTTTTCTCGCCCGCCCAGCTACCCAGCCGGTGCGCGTCGTCATTCAATCGACATCACAAAG GACGTTCTCCTCCCTCCCCTCGCTGCGTCCGTCCATCACACCTCTCACATCCGCCTTCCGCCGGCCGAATGCCACGCCGTTCACTCCCTCGACCGTCGATGGCGCCATTGCCGACTTGGTCCCCACGAGCGCCATCACCGAGCACCCTGCTCTGGGCGCCATGCAGCTCCGCTGCGGTCCTCGCAACACCATGAACCGCAACACCCGCCTGATCCAGAAGCGCAGACACGGCTTTGTTTCCCGCATGAAGACCAAGGACGGACGCAAGATCATTGCACGGAGGCGCCAGAAGGGCCGCACGAAGCTCGGTGTTTGA
- a CDS encoding glycosyl hydrolase family 3 N terminal domain-containing protein has translation MANTFSVKSLVVALLASHISSCDAAVISVRSDVPAGYVAAPYYPAPYGGWASDWTDSYKRAKAVVDKMTLAEKTNITSGTGIFMGCVYHHNIRCVGNSGSALRVGFPQLCLADSATGLRQADNVTVFPSGITTGATFDKDLMYARGVAIGKEFRGKGANVYLGPAVGPIGRKPRGGRNWEGFGADPALQGKAAALTIKGVQEQGVIATIKHLIGNEQEMYRMYNPLQQGYSSNIDDRTLHELYLWPFADGVHAGVGSVNGSACSQNSYLINGILKDELGFQGFVMSDWLSHMSGVGSALAGLDFNAPGDQQVPLTGYSYWMYDLTRAVLNGSVPVDRINDMATRVLASWYQMGQDSGFPALNFATGTRNRVGDLYPGAIPFSPSGVVNEMVQVQADHYLVARQVAQEAITLLKNNGSLLPIATSASIKVFGTDAITNPDGPNACADRSCNKGLLGIGWGSGTVDYVYLDDPITAFKKRASNVTFYNTDSFPSVPAPTADDVAFVFITSDSGENQYVVEGNNGDRSSSGLDAWHNGNKLVQDAAAKYSNVVVVIHSVGPIVVDSWIDLPSVKSVLVAHLPGQEAGESLANIVFGAASPSGHLPYSMTKKESDLPDSVTQLVGGSLGQPQDTYSEGLYIDYRYLNKNGIKPRFAFGHGLSYTAFSYTGATISSATALTASPPARPAKQGILTYTAPIPDWTEGVAPSGFNKIFRYIYSWCTESEAKDAVAASKTETYPYPEGYSTAQKPGPPAGGAQGGNPALFDVVFSVSVKVTNTGSKYSGKASAQAYVQFPGGGPETPVIQLRDFVKTKSLAPGESATVTLQLTRRDLSVWDVVSQNWVVPNPTGRYKIWIGEASDKLFLACYTDTKTCEAGLASPV, from the exons ATGGCAAACACATTCTCTGTCAAGTCCCTGGTCGTAGCCCTCCTCGCTAGTCACATCTCATCCTGCGACGCCGCCGTGATATCAGTAAGATCCGATGTGCCTGCCGGATATGTCGCCGCGCCCTACTACCCGGCGCCGTACGGCGGCTGGGCCTCGGACTGGACAGACAGTTACAAGAGGGCGAAAGCTGTGGTTGATAAGATGACGTTGGCTGAAAAGACCAACATCACGTCCGGAACCGGCATCTTCATGG GGTGCGTTTATCATCACAACAT CCGCTGCGTTGGAAACTCCGGCAGCGCTTTGCGTGTCGGTTTCCCCCAGCTATGCCTCGCGGACTCGGCAACCGGTCTCCGTCAAGCCGACAACGTGACGGTGTTCCCGTCCGGCATCACGACCGGTGCCACCTTTGACAAGGACCTGATGTACGCTCGCGGTGTTGCCATAGGCAAGGAATTCCGAGGCAAAGGCGCCAACGTTTACCTAGGACCAGCCGTGGGTCCCATAGG TCGAAAGCCCCGTGGTGGCCGAAATTGGGAGGGCTTCGGGGCCGATCCTGCGCTGCAGGGCAAGGCTGCTGCTCTGACGATCAAGGGCGTCCAGGAGCAGGGCGTCATCGCCACGATCAAGCATCTCATCGGCAACGAGCAGGAGATGTATCGCATGTATAACCCTCTACAGCAGGGTTATAGCTCCAACATTG ATGACCGAACACTCCATGAACTCTACCTGTGGCCCTTTGCAGATGGCGTACACGCAGGTGTAGGATCC GTCAACGGCTCGGCATGCAGCCAGAACAGCTATCTCATCAATGGCATTCTGAAAGACGAGCTCGGCTTCCAAGGCTTCGTCATGAGCGACTGGCTTTCTCACATGTCCGGCGTAGGCAGCGCCCTCGCAGGCCTGGACTTCAACGCCCCCGGTGACCAGCAAGTTCCCCTGACGGGCTACAGCTACTGGATGTACGATCTCACCAGGGCGGTGCTGAACGGATCCGTCCCCGTGGATCGCATCAACGACATGGCCACCAGAGTACTGGCGAGCTGGTACCAGATGGGCCAGGACTCGGGCTTCCCCGCGCTCAACTTCGCCACGGGAACCCGCAACAGGGTGGGAGATCTCTACCCGGGAGCCATCCCCTTCTCCCCCAGCGGCGTCGTCAACGAGATGGTCCAGGTGCAGGCGGACCACTACCTCGTCGCCAGGCAGGTCGCGCAGGAGGCCATCACCCTGCTCAAGAACAACGGCAGCCTTCTGCCCATTGCCACGTCGGCTTCGATAAAGGTCTTTGGCACCGATGCCATCACGAACCCAGACGGCCCCAACGCTTGTGCCGATCGATCCTGCAACAAGGGCCTGCTCGGCATCGGCTGGGGCTCGGGGACGGTTGACTACGTCTACCTCGACGATCCCATCACCGCGTTTAAGAAGAGAGCCAGCAACGTGACGTTCTACAACACCGACTCCTTTCCTTCCGTGCCGGCTCCAACAGCAGACGATGTTGCTTTCGTTTTCATCACCTCGGACTCTGGGGAGAATCAGTATGTCGTAGAGGGTAACAACGGTGACCGCAGCTCGTCTGGTCTCGACGCCTGGCACAACGGGAACAAGTTGGTCCAGGACGCTGCCGCAAAGTATTCAAACGTCGTGGTCGTCATACACTCTGTCGGACCAATCGTCGTCGACTCGTGGATCGATCTTCCCAGCGTCAAGTCCGTCCTGGTTGCCCACCTCCCCGGCCAGGAGGCAGGCGAGTCCCTCGCCAACATCGTCTTTGGTGCCGCCTCCCCCTCCGGCCACCTCCCCTACAGCATGACCAAGAAGGAATCCGACCTCCCAGACTCCGTGACCCAGCTCGTCGGCGGCTCCCTCGGCCAGCCCCAGGACACCTATTCCGAGGGCCTGTACATCGACTACCGCTACCTCAACAAGAACGGCATCAAGCCGCGCTTCGCCTTTGGTCACGGGCTGAGCTACACCGCCTTCTCCTACACCGGCGCGACCATCAGCTCCGCGACGGCGCTCACCGCGTCCCCGCCGGCCCGCCCCGCAAAGCAAGGGATCCTGACGTACACCGCGCCCATCCCCGACTGGACCGAGGGCGTCGCGCCGTCCGGCTTCAACAAGATCTTCCGGTATATCTACTCCTGGTGCACCGAGTCCGAGGCCAAGGacgccgtcgccgcctccAAGACGGAGACGTATCCCTACCCGGAGGGGTACAGCACCGCGCAGAAACCGGGCCCTCCAGCCGGCGGCGCGCAGGGCGGCAACCCGGCTCTCTTTGACGTTGTCTTTTCCGTGTCGGTGAAAGTGACCAACACGGGCAGTAAGTACTCGGGTAAAGCGTCAGCGCAGGCGTACGTGCAGTTCCCCGGCGGCGGGCCCGAGACGCCGGTGATCCAGCTGCGCGACTTTGTCAAGACGAAGAGCCTGGCGCCGGGGGAGAGTGCTACCGTGACGCTGCAGCTGACGAGGCGGGATTTGAGCGTGTGGGATGTGGTCAGCCAGAACTGGGTTGTGCCGAATCCTACCGGGCGGTACAAGATTTGGATCGGGGAGGCGAGTGACAAGTTGTTCTTGGCTTGTTATACGGATACCAAGACGTGTGAGGCTGGACTGGCTAGCCCTGTTTGA